Below is a genomic region from Candidatus Binatia bacterium.
AGCGGAATGACGACGATCTGGTACGAGTCGCCTCGACGCCTAGCGGCCGCCCTCGCCGACCTCGCGCTGGTAGCCCCTCGGGCTCGGGTTTTCGTCGTTCGCGAATATACGAAGCTCCACGAACAACAGCTCTGGGGCACGCCGCGGGAGGTCCTGGGCGCTCTGGCCGACCCGGTGCGCGGCGAGGTCGCGTTCGCGATCGCGCCCTACGCAATCGAGCCTGAAGCGCCCGCGGCCGAGGAGGCCGGCGCCGCGATCGACGCCCTCCTCGCGAGCGGGCGGCGCGTGGGCGAGGTCGCGAAGCTACTGGCCAGCCGCGGATTCGGCGAGCGCCGCCAGCTCTATGCTCGCGCCGCCGCCCGCAAGGCGCACCGCGAACGTTCGATTAACCAAAGCTAACTCGCCATGCAACGTGCCTACTACGTCACGACGCCGATCTATTACATCAGCGGGGAGCCGCACATCGGCCACGCCTACACGACGATCGTCGCCGACGTGCTCGCGCGGACGGCGCGCACGTTCCGGCCGACCTTCTTCCTTACCGGGACCGACGAACACGGACAGAAGGTCGCAAACGCCGCGGCAGCCGCCGGCAAGACGCCGCAGGAATGGTGCGACGAGCTGGTGCCGCGCTGGAAGGCGCTCTTCGCGGAGTACGAGATCGCCTACGACGACTTCATCCGGACCACCGAAGCGCGACACGTCGAGAAGGTCCAGCGCGTGTTCGAACTGTTGCGCGAGCGCGGCGACGTCTATCTCGGTAAGTACGAGGGCTGGTACTGCGTCTACGACGAGACCTTCTGGCTCGAGTCGAAACTGGTCGACGGGCGCTGCCCGACGTGCGGGCGCGAGGTGCAGTGGATATCGGAGGACGACTGGTTCTTCCGGCTGTCGGCGTATCGCGACCGTCTGCTTGAACACTTCGAGCGCCATCCGGAGTGGGTTCGGCCGCGCAGCATCTACAACGAGATGATGTCAATCCTGGCCGAAGGGCTCGACGATCTGTCCATCTCGAGGACGAACGTGCAGTGGGGCATACCGATCGCGGGCGGCGGCGTCATCTACGTCTGGCTCGATGCATTGCTCAACTACATCACGGCGATCGGGTGGAGCCAGGACGACGCGCGTTTCCACGCGCTGTGGCCGGCGCAGACGCAGCTCGTCGGAAAGGAGATCGCGCGTTTCCATACGATCATCTGGCCCGCGCTCCTCTGGGCGATTGGCGAGGCGGCTCCGGAGCTCGTCTTCGCCCACGGCTGGATCACCATCGACGGAGCAAAGATGAGCAAGAGCCTCGGCAATGCGGCCGATCCGTTCGCGCTCGCACGGCGCTTTGGACCGGGCTCGATTCGCTACTTCCTGCTGCGGGAGGCTCCGTTCGGCAGCGACTTCTCGTACTCCGAGGAGAAGATCGCGCAGCGCCACAACAGCGATCTCGCCAACGACCTGGGAAATCTGCTGCGGCGCACGCTCTCGATGCTGTCTCGCTATCGCGACGGCTGCGTTCCTCAGTCGATGGTCGAGAGCGAGGTCGGCGCGCGCTTCGCGCAGCTCCCTGCAAGCGTCCGGGCGCAGATCCTCGATCTGCGCTTCCGCGAGGCGCTCGAGTCCGTCTGGGAACTCGTCACGGCGCTCAACCGCGCCATCGACGAACGCAAGCCTTGGGTCCTGTACAAGGAAGGGCGAACCGATGAGCTGGACGCGACGCTGTACGACTTGTGCGAGGGGCTTCGCTGGCTCGCGATCCTGCTCCATCCGGTAATGCCGGAGCGGATGAGCGAGATGTGGCGGCAGCTCGGCAGCCCGGGCCGCATCGACGAGGATTGGACTTCATCGCTCGTGTGGGGCAAGCTCGCGCCGAACACGCAAACGTCGCCCGGCGCGTCGCTCTTTCCGAAGATCGACCTCGCAGCGCAGTCGTGATCGACACGCACTGCCACATCCACGATCGCCAGTTCGATGCCGATCGTGACACGGTCGTCGAGCGCGCGCGCGAGGCGGGCGTCTCGGCGATGCTCACGATCGGCGAGGATCTCGCGGACAGCGCCCGCGCGATCGCCGTCGCCACGCAGTACGGCATCGCCGCGGCCGCCGGCATCCATCCACACGAGGCGCGTAACGCTCCGGCGGAGCTGGCCGGCCCGCTGCGCGCGCTGCTGGAAGACCCGCGCGTCGTCGCCGTCGGCGAGACGGGGCTGGATTATTACTACGACCACAGCCCACGCGATGCGCAGGCGCGCGTGCTCCGCGCGCAACTCGCCGTCGCCAGGGAAGCCGCGCTTCCGGTCGTGTTTCACCAGCGCGACGCCTTCGACGACTTCACCGCGGTACTGCGCGACGAGTGGACGAGCGGAATGCGCGGCGTCGTTCACTGTTTCACGGGTTCGGCGGCTCAGGCGTTGACGTACGCCGGCGAGTTCGGCCTGCTACTGGGAATCGGCGGCGTCGTGACTTTCCCCAACGCCGAGCCGCTGCGCGAGGCCGTGCGCGCCGTCGGCCTCGGCAACGTCGTGCTCGAGACCGACTGCCCGTATCTCGCGCCGGCACCCATGCGCGGCCAGCGCAACGAACCCGCGTTCGTCACCCACACCGCCGCGCGGGTCGCCGCGCTGCTGCGCGTGCCTCCGGCCGAAGTGGGCGCGCGCACCGACGACAATGCGCGCAGGTTATTCGGCCCTCGCTTAGACCGCTAGACTGCGCTGCGGATCGCTGCGCCGGCGAACTCACCGAGAAAATTCTTCCACACGCGATACTGGTTGTAGTTTCCGGCGGTGATCATTACGAGCATGTCGAGCTGCGGCAGGATCACGAGCTGCTGGCCGCCGTTGCCTCCGGCGAGGATGAAACGGTAGGCGCGCCCGTTGACGGTCAGCGTGCCGAGGTGCCAGCCGTAGCCGTAGCGATCGCCTTCCCCGAAGGCATCCTCGTTCATGATCGTGCGCTGCGCGGCTGAGGCGCGCAGCCACGCGTTGTCCATGACGCGGCGCCCGTCCCAGAGGCCGTGGCTCAGGAAGAGCTGACCGAACTTCATGAAGTCGCGCGGCCGAAAATAGTCGCCGCCGCCCATGTACGCGGCGTTCGTCGGCGGAGGCATCAGCCACATCCCGTACTGCTGGAACTGCATTGGCAAGGCGAAGCGCTCGTAGAAATACTGCTCGATTGGTACGCTGGTCGCGCGTGAGACGATTGCGCCGAGCAAGTTGATGCCGGCGCTGCAGTATACCGCACGCGTGCCGGGCTCGGACTGCATCGGTAGGTCGAGCGTGTACTTGTACCAGTCCGGCTCCGTGCTCTGGCTCTGCATCGTGTCCTCGTTGCCCGGCGACGCGTCGTCATTGTCGTCGCACGCCAGACCCGAGGACATCGTCATGAGGTTCTCGACGGTCATCCGTTTCTTGCGCGCGTCGGCGTTGACAAGCGGAGCATACTGTGGAAGAAACGAGAGCACGGGCGTCTGCGGCGTAAAGCGCGCGGTGTCGGCGATCGCACGGCCGACCAGCAGCGTCGTCACGCTCTTGCCCGCGGAACGCACGTCGTGTGGGCGATCCGCGTCGAATCCGTAGAAGTATTCGTCCAGGACGAGCCGGCCGTGGCGAACGATCGCGAGGCTCTGAACGTAGGGCGACGCGAGCTCCGGGCTGCGCAGCGAGACGATGCTCTGGACCGCGGCCGCGATCGGCTGCAGGCGCAGCCCGACTTGCGCCGGCGTACCGACCGTCCAGCCGTCGGCGCCCGCGAGTGGCTTTCGATAGACCCACGTCGCCGTGTCGCGCGGGAAAAACCATCGCAGCTCGTCGGCCGTCGGGCGGTGGAACACGACGCCGCTCCCCGTACCCTGAAGGTCGAGCGTTAGCGTCCCGTCAGCGTTGACACGGCCGGCGACGTCGCGCTTGCCGGTCGCCTGAAGACGCAGAGCTGCGCCGTCCGCGAGCAGCGTCCGCGTTCCGATGAACGCCCCCACGTTGGCCTCGGGATTACGAACGAACGCTCTGAGCGTCCCGTCGGCGGAGGCGCTGACCACGAGGAAGTAGTGCATCGTCTCGTCGATGGGCCGCAGGGCGATCGCGTAGCGCGGCCACGGATCGTTCGCGGGCTGAATCCACTGGTTGACGACGGCCGGCGGCGCCTGCGTGGCCGCCCAGACTCCGGCGAGCGCGAGCATGGTCCTACAGTACGAGCGGCTTGGCGCGGGTCCATTCCGACTCGACGCGATCGCGCACTGCGCCGACGATCGCCGAGTCCTCGCTGCACAGGCCCCAGTCCGGCAGATCGGCGCGATCGAACGCGACGGTGGCGTTCGCGGAACCGATCCAGACGCGATCGCCGCTGGCAGCGACCTTATCCGTGTCGCGGCCGGCGCGCACTCGCACGCCGTCGCGTACCAGCGCGCGAAGCACCTCGCGCTCGCGCGCGTTTCCGCGCAGCTCCCGCTCGCAGACCACCAGGCGCGGCGCTCCGCCGCGCCTCGCGAGCGCGTCGAGTGCGCCGTAGACGCTGTTGCAGCACCCGAACGACTCGCTCGCGACGATGACGCCGTCGTCTCGCCGTGCCGCACGCAGCAGCCCCGCCTCCGCGGCGAGCGCCGCGTGCTTGAGCATGGGGATCGTCGCGGCGTCGGCTGGATCGTCGTCGCGCAGCACGATGTCGGACGTGTTGAAGTTGCGGTCGTCGAGGAAGAGCGTGCCGTCGGCGACGATCGACTTCGCGTGCACCCCATCGCCGAGTGTCGCGTCGACGCCGGCCGCCCGAAGCTCCGCGGCGATCCGCCGGTTCTCGCGCGCCAGCGCGCCGCCCGGATCGTCGTGCGGACTGCCCTCCAGCTCGGCGCTGACACGCGCGCCACGGCTCGCCGCGGCCTCGAGCGCTCCCAGGACGGGCCCATGCAGCGTGTACGCGTGCAAGTCGATCGTCTCGGCGCGCGCGAGCGCGGCAAACAGCTCCGGGGCCGAGCTCAGCTCCACCATCGCGCCGCCCATCACGACAAAAGGCGGAAGCGGCTACCCACCGCTTAGGGGGAGCCTGGGACGGCGTTTGGAAGCAGGCCAAAGAGCGATGACTGCGGCGCCGATACACGATAGATCCGAAACGTCGAGCAAGGGTGGGTTCGTCCGCGAGATGTTCGCATCCATCGCGCCGCGCTACGACCTGGCCAACCGCGTGCTGACCGCTGGCCTGGACGAGCGCTGGCGGCGGCACGCGATCGCGTTGCTCGCGCCGCAGCCGGATGCGCGAATCCTCGACTGCTGCTGCGGCACGGGCGACCTGGTCTTTCATCTCCTGCGGGTCCAGCCGTCGCTCGACGTGACGGGGATCGACTTCTGCGCGCCGATGCTCGAGCGGGCACAGCGGCGCGCGCAATCCGCTCGGCGCGTCGGCAAGTTCGTCCAGGGCGACGTGATGGCGATGCCCTTCGCCGATGGCGCGTTCGATGGCGCCACGATGGGATTCTCGTTGCGCAACGTCGTCGACGTCGACGACACACTGCGCGAGATCTTGCGCGTGCTACGTCCCGGAGGCCGCTTCGTCAACCTCGACGTGAGCAAGGCCCCGAACCGTGCGTTCAAGCGCGCCTTCGATCTCTATTTTTATCGCATCGTTCCGCTCATCGGCGGAATCGTCGGCGGCTCGCGGATGGCCTACTCTTATCTGCCGAACTCGCTCACGCATCATCCAAACGCCCCCGAGCTGCGAGAGCGCTTCGCCCGCGCCGGCTTCGCCGACGCGGGCTTCCTGCCGCTCATGGGCGGCACGATCGCCGTTCACTACGGAACGAAACCGTGAGCCTGGTGGATTCGGCGCGTGCGACCTACGACGACCTGCACTCGGCGGTCGAACGGTTTTTCAGCGCGACGTTTTCCACGGACAACCCGGTCATCACCGAGGCGATCAAACGCATGCTGGCGGCGGGCGGAAAGCGGTTGCGGCCGCGCATCACACTGCTGGCCGCCGAAGCGTGCGGCGGCAACTACGCGGATCACCTGCATCTCGCGGCCTACATGGAGCTCATTCACGTAGCGACCCTGATTCACGACGACGTCGTCGACAACGCACGGACGCGACGCGGCGTCAACGCCACGGCGGTTGACTACGGAAACCGCGTGAGCGTGCTCGCGGGCGACTATCTCTTCGCCTGGATCTTCAAGAACGTCACGTTGAACTACCCGCACCCGATCCCCAACTTGCTCTCGGCGACGCTGGCGGACATCTGCGACGGCGAGGTGCTGCAGTTGCAGGCGCTGGGAAATCTCGACCTTCCGATCGAGACGTACGTCGAGATCGCGCGCAAGAAGACGGCGTCGCTCTTCGCCGCTTCCGCGGCGTGCGGGGCCATCATGGGTGGCGGCGGACCGCGCGAAACGGCGGCGCTGCGCGAGTTCGGCGAAGCCTTCGGCATCGCGTTCCAGATGCGCGACGACCTGCTGGACGTCATCGCCGACGAACGCTCGCTCGGCAAACCGGCGGCGAACGATCTGACCGAACGCAAGACGACCCTGCCCCTGATCGCCGCGCTCGCCTCGGGCAACGGGAACTTTCGCTCGCAGGTTCGGCGTTTCTACGACACCGGCGCCAACGACGCGATTCCCGCGATCGTCGAAGCAATCGGGCGAGAGGGCGGCCTGGCATCGACGCGCGCGCAGATCGGTCGCTTCGTCGACCGCGCCAAGACGGCCTTAGAGCCGATTGACGCGAGCGCGGCGAAGATGGAGCTTGTGAAACTCACGGAGGCCCTTGCATCATGACCGTACACCCGCTTCTCGCAATCATCGACGCGCCGATCATCATCGGCATCCTGATCGTCGGTGCGCTGCTTTTCGGAGCGGAAAAACTTCCGAAGCTCGCGCGCAGCGCCGGGCAGGCCAAGAAAGAGTTCCTGGCCGGACAGGCCGAGGCCGACGAGGCCGCGGCCAAGGCGCGCGAACAGGCGCGTCAGCGAGCCGAGACGTCAAACGCCGACGTGATGAATAACGTCCAGGTCGGCTCGATCTCGGGCGAAGCCGTTCCGCCCCCTACCCCAGACCGGGGCACGCCGAGCTCGTAGCGACTGACAGTATCGCAGGATGTTGGCGCAACGCCCGCCGCGCGGAACCGGCGAGGCGCCCTGGGATCAGAAGGAGATGCCGTTCACGGAGCACCTGCGGGAGCTCCGTAACCGTCTGCTTATCGCCATCGCGACCGTCGGCATCATCGCCGTGCTGCTGTTCTGGCCGTCGCAGTTCGTGATCCGCTGGATGATGCGGGAATATTTCGGCGGCATCCAGCTGCACGCGTTCGGCCCCGCCGACGTCATCTTCACGGAGTTCAAATTCTCCGTCGTCGGCGGGATCATCATCGGCCTGCCGGTGCTGATGCAGCAGTTGTGGCTCTTCGTCGTGCCGGCGATCCATCCGCGCACGCGCCGCATGGTCTACGCGTTCATCCTTCCGTCTTTCGCGTTGGCCCTGCTCGGCATCGCGTTCGCGCACTTCGTCGTGATCCCGCGAGTGATCGCCGCGCTCATCCACATCACAGACGCCGTCGCGACACCCACCTTCGGTGTCGCTTCGACGCTGAATTTCGTCATCGTGCTGTTCGCGCTCTTCGCGATCGCCTTTCAGACCCCAATCGTGCTGGTGGGGCTCGCGCGGCTCGGCATCGTCAGCTCGAGCTCGCTGATGCGGTACCGGCGTCACGCGCTCTTCGGCTTCTTCGTGGCGGGCGGCATCGCTGCGCCCGACGGCAATCCGCTCACGATGGCGCTCCTCGCGATTCCGATGTACGCGCTCTACGAGCTCTCGATCTGGCTGATTCTGCCGCTCGAGCGGCGCTGGTCTTTCGATAGGCTAGAGCCGAGTTCGTGACCGCAGCACTGCGCAACGCGTACGCCGACTTCGTGCGCACCTTCGGCAACGTGCTGTTCGCCGTTTCGCTGTTCGTCGTCTGGGGCGTTCTCACGCTGATCGGCGTCGTCGTGGATCAGGGCCAAGACCCAGGTTCGTACCTACAAGCCTACGCGGCACCGATCGCGCGGGCGATCGTTCGTCTCAACTTCGACAACATCTATCACTCGCCGTGGTACGTAGGCGTCATCGGCCTGATCTTGCTCTCGCTCGCGGTCTGCACTTTCAAACGCGTCATCCCCGCGCGGCTCCCGCCTCTGCGGCCCGTCAGCGTGGAGAAGATCCCATTGCACGCGACGTTCGATGTGGACGGCGCCGCCGGCGACGTTCGGCGCCGCCTCGAGGATTTCTTCGCATCGCGCGGCTGGCGGATTCGCGAGCGCACGTTCGGCGGCGTCGAATGGAGCTTCGCCGACAAGCACGATTGGGCGCGCCGCGGTGTCTTGGTCGCGCACGCCGGTTTCGTCATCATCGCCGCCGGCACGACGCTGTACTGGGCACGCGGCTTTTCGGGTGAGATGGCGATCCTGAAGGGCGAAACGGCGCAGGTCGCGCAGACGCACGCACTGATTCGGCTGGACGACTTCCAATATCGGATCGCGCCGATTATGACGAAGAGCGGGATGGTGTATCAGCCGGTCGACTACGTGTCGCGCGTCACGGTCACCGGCAACGACGGCGTCCCGAAGGCAATGATGGTTCGCGTGAACCACCCGATCGACGTCGACGGGACGCTCTACTACCAGGCCAGTTACGGCTTTGGCATGCGCTTTCTCGTCACGAGAAACGGGAGGCGCGACGCCACGCTGTCGGGCCGCACGTACGCCGAGGGGGAATCGTTCGACGTGCCGGGGTCGCAGCGCACGGTGCTCTACGACCGGTTCGCGCCGACGGTCGACAAGCAGAGCGGGATGCCCACTGCAGACCCGCGCGTGAACGACCCCGCCGTGGTACTCGGCGTCTCGCAGGCGGGCACCGCGCTCGGCCAGGCGCTGGTGCCGTTGCGCACGTGGATCGATCTCGGCGACGGCTGGCGCGTCGTCCCCGAGCGCTACGTGCTGTACAGCGGGTTTCAATATCGCAACGACCCCGGCGTTCCGCTCGTGGGGATCGGCGCGTTCGTGCTGCTCGCGGGCCTTATGATCTCGTTTTACCTCTTGCCCGCTCGGATCTATCTGCGGGTGGACGAGGCCGGCCCGCACCGCTCGCGCGTCGGCGCGGCCGCGACGACCGTCAAAGGATACGACGTTTTCCAGGGCGAGTTTTCACGGTTGATGCTATCGTTGAAGGCGTCATGCCCGCCGACGAAGCCCTAATCGCGGTTGCGCTCGGAGCGTACACGCTCGGCGCGCTCGCGTTGCTGATCTACTTCTTCTCGCGCGTGACCTGGCTGCGCGACGTCGGAATTCCCCTCGCGATCCTCGGCTGCGCCGCGCAGTTCGTCCAGCTGGCCGTCCGTTTCGAGCTGACGCACGTGTGGCCGCTGCTGAACCTGTATGGTTCGCTCTCGCTGTTTTCGGCGATGTCCGTCGCGATCTACATCGGATTCGCGTTTCGCTATCGCCTCTGGTTCGCGGGCGGATTCGTACTGGCTCTGGCCGCGATCTTCCTCGCCTACGGTGTCACCTGGTACGAGGGGACTATGCCGCCGGTGCCCTCGCTGCAGTCGTACTGGGCGAAGATCCACGTGCCGATCGTCGTGTCGTCGTACGCCGCGTTTCTCGTAGCGTTCGTCTTCTCGTGCATCTATCTGCTCAAGTATTACGCCGCGCCGGCCCGCCCGGGCAGCCCCGTCGCCGCATGGCTCGCCGCGCTTCCGAGCCTGCCGCAGCTCGACGTCATCGTGTATCGCGCGGTCGCGATCGGCCTGCCGCTGATCTCCATCGGCATCATCACGGGCGCGATGTGGGCGAAGGAGGCATGGGGCGCCTATTGGCAGTGGGATCCGAAGGAAACGGCGGCGCTGTTCTCGTGGATCATCTACCTCGCGTATATGCACCTGCACACGCGACACGCCTGGCGCGGCCTGCGCACGAGCTGGGTTAGCGTCATCGGCTTTGTCTCCATCATTTTCTGCTATCTCGGCGTCAACATCTGGATTTCGGGCCTGCACAGCTACAAGGTCTGACGCGGCGGCCGGAGGGCCCGCCCGTGCGGCCCCGCTCAGAGTTTCGTCCTGGCGGCCTCCTGGAGGGCGGGTTTACAATTGTGCCAAATGAGGCTGCGACCCATCGCCTGGCTCTTGCAGGAGAACGAATTTGTCTGATTTGAACGCGGGCGCCACCCATGGCACTGCCGGTACGCCGTTGACTGCGCACGACGCCCCGGCCGATCCACTGGAGGTCAGCCGGCGCACCTTCATGGCGAACGCCACGATCGCGATCGGCGGCATCGTCGGCGTGGTGCTGGCCATACCGATCATCGGTTCGCTGCTCCCGCCGAAAAGCTCCTCGGCGGGCAGCTGGTCGCCGCTCTCCAAGCAAGAGTTGGACGCGCTGCAAAAGGCGACCGACAAGCCCGTCAAGCTCACGTTCACGCTGAAATACACCGACGCGTACCTTCCCGAGCAATCCGCGCCCGAGTACTGTTGGGGCATCAAGGTGGATCCAGCGAAATTCCAGGCGGCGCGTCCCGACATCTTCAACCAGCCCGGCGGCAAAGCCAACGTGGACTATCCGGTCGTCAACATGGGTTTCGTGGTGTTCAGCCCGATCTGCCCGCACCTCGGCTGCTACTACAACTGGAGCGACGCGCAAAACAAGTTCATGTGCCCGTGCCACGGCTCGCAGTACACATTCGACGGCACGCACGTCGCCGGACCGGCGCCGCGCGGCCTCGATCCGCTGCCGCTGCGCGAGCAGAACGGCGCCGCGGAGGTAACGTGGATCATCTACCAGTCGAACACGCCTCAGCGCATCGTCGTCTCCTATCAGGCATAGGTTTGCGATCATGTTGAATTGGATCGAAAAACGCACCGGTTTCGTCTCGATGACCAAGGATTTCCTCACGGAAGACGTGCCGGGCGGAGCGAGCTATTGGTACGTCTTCGGCAGCGCGACGCTCTTCGCGATGATCGTGCAGATCGTCACGGGAATTTTCCTGACGTTCTTCTACGCGCCATCCGCAGCGACCGCGTGGGAATCGACGCGCGCGATGTATCTCAACCCGTACACGCACTTCCTGCTCGCCGTGCACTACTGGGGCGCCTCCGCGATGATCGCCCTCGTGTTCCTGCACCTGCTGCAAGTGCTGATCTTCGGTGCCTACAAGTCGCCGCGCGAGCTCCAATGGGTCGTCGGCGTACTGCTCTTGCTGGTGACGCTCGTGCTCGGGCTAACTGGCTACCTGCTGCCGTGGGACATGGATGCGTATTTTGCGTCGCAGGTTTCGTTGAACATCACCGGATTGGCGCCGGTGCTCGGCCCCGTGTTGCAACACATCGCGCAGGGCGGCGGCTCCATGGGAACGGCGACGATCAATCGCTTCTTCGGCCTGCACGTCTGGCTGATGCCGGCGGTCTTGGTGCTGCTCGTCGGTGCGCACCTGGCGATCTTCCGCCATAACGGCTCGGCCGGACCGGTCGTCGAGGACCGCCGCACGCTGAAGCCAGGCCGATTCTGGCCGGATCAGTTCTTCATGGACGGAGCGTTCTCGCTCATCGTCTTCGTCATCATCTGCTTCCTCGCGTTTGCGTTTCCGCCGTATCTCGACGAGAAGGCCGACCCGACGAAATTCTTCGTGCCGTACCCCGCGTGGTATTTCTTGTCGCTGTTCGGCCTGCTCGCGCTCGTGCCGCCCGAGATTCACCTCGGCCCGCTCACGATCAGTCTGGAGCTGATCGCGACGATCATCGTCCCGACGCTCTTCTTGGTGATCGTCCTGCTCCTTCCGTGGCTCGATCGGAGCCGCACCCGGAGCTTTGCCGCGCGAGCCAGGCTGCTGTGGGCCACGACGATCATCGTCGCCGGCATCGCCGGCCTGAGCATCTACGCCCAGGTCACGACGATGATCAAACAGGCCGCCGCACCGCCGTCGCCGCCGGAATCGGTGGTGCTCAGCGCCTCTGCGGCGACTCTGCCTCCGGGCGGCGCGCCGGCGGCGGGTTCTGCAACGACGGCATCGCAAGGCTCGGCAACGAGCGGCGCCGGAGCTAAGGTGTTCGCGGCAAACTGCGCGAGCTGCCACGGCGCGCAGGGCCTGGGATTACCCGGCACGTTTCCGCCGCTCGCAAACAACCCCGTCGTAACCGGCGACGCCAACAAGGTGATTGGGATCGTCCTCGGCGGCCTGCACGGATCCATCTCCGTCAACGGCCAGGCGTACAACGGGCAGATGCCAGCGTGGAAGGGTACCCTCTCGAACAAAGACGTATCCGACGTCATCACGTACATCCGCGGATCGCTCGGCAACAACCACGCCTCCGCGGTGACCGAGGCGCAGGTCGCGGGCTACAAGCCTTAGCGGCAGCGAGGGCCGTCGTAGAGTAACAGCGCGGCCTTGCGATCGACGGCCACGACGCGCCGGTCGCGTCCGTACGTCGGATCCTGCGCGGCACGAGCCGCCGGCACGACGACCCACGCGCGCGGCGCGTGGCAGATGACGGCACGCGGATCCATGCCGTCGTTCTGCGGATCGCTCCCGCCGGGCGGCGCCAGCACTCGCACGACCGGCTGCGTGTAAAAGAGCAGCGCGTTGCCGCCCGACACGCCCGAGATGGCGACGACGTCTCCCGCCCCTCGGCCGCGCTCGATCACGGCGGCCAGCCGGGGGACGGGTTTGAACGCCTCGGCGTGCGGCAGCACCGTAACGGCGAGCACGTCGGCCCCGATGGTCGCGGCGAACGCGAGCGCGTAGGGCGCCGCGCGCGCGCTCCTCGGCCGCGCGACGAGCAGCGCCGTCAGCAGCGAACCCGCGAAGATCGCGGCCGCCATCCCGAGCAGCGGCGGCACCGCGAGCGCGACCTCGCCGGCCAACCGGTTATTGCGCGTGAACAGCCAGATGGCAAACGCCAGCGCGCCGATCGTTACGGGGACGGTGACGGCGGAGATCACCGCCGAACGCGTCCACGTTCTGCGTACGACCGCCTCGAAATATAGCGCGGTGATCACGGCCAGCGCGGGAAACTCCAGCGCGACGTAGTTCGGCAGCTTCGTTCGTGCGAAGCTAAAGAACAGCAGCGGCATGACGATCCACATGACTGACAGGCGCACGAGCCGCGCGATCTGCCGATCCTGCCCGATGCCCGGGCGCAGCTGCGCGACAGCGTTGACGACGGCCATCGGCAGAAACGCGATCCACGGAAAGAACCCGAGGATGATGACGGGCACGTAATACCAGACAGGTCCGGACTGATTCTCGACGATGCCCAAGTAGCGGCCGATCGTGTACTCACCGATCAGCTTCTCGATCGGAAACAGCCGGTAGTGTAAGATCAGCGCAAGCGGCCAGGGCGCGGCGATCACTACGAACGCGAGCAGCCCCACGATCCACGCGCGCGGCGATGGCGCGTGCGTCGGCTCGCAGCGGCGGTTCCAGACAAAGTACGGGATGATGACGAGCAGCGCGACGGCCGGCGCGACGAGACCCTTGGCGAGAAAGCCTCCTCCGGCCGCGATCCAGCCGTACACGTGGTAGCGGTCGCGCCCCGTCTCGAGGCCGCGAAACCACCAAAAGATCGTCATCGCTACCGCGAGGTCGAGCAGAGCGTCCATGATCGCGAGCCGGCCGATGACGGTCTGCATGAGACACGTCGACAGGATGACGGCGGCGAACGCGCCGACGCGGGTTCCCGCTTGCCGCGCGACGGCATAGCCGGTCAGCGCTGAGAGCGCGATCGTCGCGAGCGCCGACGGAAGTCGCAGCGCAAACGCGGTCGGATGACTGAACAGCAGCGAAAACGCCGCGCCGGCCCAAAAATACAGCGGGGGCTGC
It encodes:
- a CDS encoding glycosyltransferase family 39 protein — protein: MLRSQASQGPTRAAIVGAVVAALATLPGLGVGTLWDNSETAYGEVAREILLSHNWIVLHLNGVPYFVQPPLYFWAGAAFSLLFSHPTAFALRLPSALATIALSALTGYAVARQAGTRVGAFAAVILSTCLMQTVIGRLAIMDALLDLAVAMTIFWWFRGLETGRDRYHVYGWIAAGGGFLAKGLVAPAVALLVIIPYFVWNRRCEPTHAPSPRAWIVGLLAFVVIAAPWPLALILHYRLFPIEKLIGEYTIGRYLGIVENQSGPVWYYVPVIILGFFPWIAFLPMAVVNAVAQLRPGIGQDRQIARLVRLSVMWIVMPLLFFSFARTKLPNYVALEFPALAVITALYFEAVVRRTWTRSAVISAVTVPVTIGALAFAIWLFTRNNRLAGEVALAVPPLLGMAAAIFAGSLLTALLVARPRSARAAPYALAFAATIGADVLAVTVLPHAEAFKPVPRLAAVIERGRGAGDVVAISGVSGGNALLFYTQPVVRVLAPPGGSDPQNDGMDPRAVICHAPRAWVVVPAARAAQDPTYGRDRRVVAVDRKAALLLYDGPRCR